The nucleotide sequence CCCGGGTCAACAACCCCGGTCGACCGGCACAACTGAAGATCACGCTCGCTCCCTTCAGGGCTTCCGCGAGCACGTCCGTCTTGGAGTGCGCGATCGTGACGGTCGCGTCGACCCCGCGCGCCAAGAGGAGCATCGAGAGCGGGACCCCCACGGTCTCGCTGCGTCCGACCACCGCGACTCGGTGTCGGGCCATCGGAAGCCCGTAGTGTCGCGCGATGGCGATGGCCGCGCGCGCTACTGCCGGAGCGTGCAGAGGGCGCTGGGCGGCGAGGAGCCCGAGACTCAACGGGCTGACCCCGTCCACATCCTTGACCGGAGATAGGCCGCTGACCGCGCGGATGAAATCGAACGGCGGTGGGAGAGGATGCTCGAGCAGGACGGCGTCGATCGCGCGATCGTTGGAGAGCGTTCGAACGTGATCCACGAGCTCCTCGGGGCCCTCCCCGGGCGCGAGGGCCTCCTCGCGGAAGCGGATCCCGAGAGATTCGGCCGCCTGGCGCTGCCGTTTGAGGTAGAATCGGAACGGGCTGTCCACCCCCCGGTGGACGCTCGCGAGCGTGGGGGGGCGCGTGGAGGCAGGCACGCTGCGGAGCGCTGCCCGGACCTCGGCGTCAACGGCCTCCGCGACGGGCTTTCCCTCGAGGCGCTGGGTCTGCACAGAAGCTCTCGGCGGACCAAGTTCCGTGCGGTAAATAAGGGGCGGTGAGAGGTGGGCGTGCCTCGACGCCCTCCTACCGCCGAGGAGTCCACCAAGTCAACCCTGCGTGCGGGGCTTTGGAACCGGATCGGTCACGGCCCCGCCGGACCGATCGAGTTCCTCCCGGACCGTCCGCTCATCTCGTGCGACCCGGCGTTACCCGGGCGGTAGAGGAGAATCATCGCATCATGGGCCAGGGCGTCGGGGTCAAGCGCGAGACCCCCTAGCGATGAGTTCAACGTAGGGGTTACCCACTCCCTCAACGCGGTTCGACAGATGTTCAGCCCGGCGTTCAATTGTCGATCGCACCGCCAGCGGCATCGTCCGCAGACGAACACCCGGCCCACCCTGCTTCGGCGTTCTTTGACTTCGCCACATCTCGGGCAGGTCTTCGACGTATAGCGTGGGTTCACTTTGATGATGGGGACCCCGTGCTCCTCGGCTTTGTACTCGATCTGGCGGTGGAGTTCCCGCTGGGGCCACGACGAGAGTCGGCGGCGCATTCTTCGACCTCGCCCGCCTCCCCTCGGTAGATGGAGGTCCTCCAAGACGATCGCCGCCCGTCGTTTCCGAGCTTCTCCCACGAGGCCCTTACTGATCAGGTGAATGCGCTGCGAGACCCGGGCGTGTTCCCTCCGTCCCTCTCGTCCGCCGAGTCGGCGGCCGACCCTTCGGTCGTGAGCCTTCTTCCTCCCGAGCCTTCTGCGGCGAACGAAGTGTCGGTGTTGTACAAGGGAGACCTCGGGGTAGGGAACGGTAACGGGGGTGGCCTTGTCCCGAGAGAGCGCTACCCCATCGAGGGACCGTTCGTTGGTGTCGAGGGCGAGAACCGTCTTTGGCGCGTAAGCCTCGGGCACGGAGGGCTCTAGGATCAGGATGGCCCGGTTCGGGGTGAGTCTCAGTTGCTTGACCTTACCGGATGCGAGGATCCTACGGTGATAGTCCGACATTCGGGCGTCAAACCCCGCCCACTCCCCGTTCCGGAGGGACAGGCGCACGTGACCCGTAGTGGCGTTGAGATGGAACGTAGCGCCGTCGGCATGCAAGAACGAGCGGAGGCAATAGGGTACTTTCCCCGTTACGCCCTTGCGAAGCCTACGTCGGTGACCTTTGTTCAAGGAGAGGGCCAAGTCCATGGCGGTCCGCGCATGAGCCCCGTGGATACGATATTCCCGAGCGACTCCTTCGCTGAACTTGCTGAGAGAGCCCTTCGCGGTGAGATCCTTCTCCAAGGCCTCGCGAATACCACGGTTCACCATCAGGCGAAAGTCCCCCATGAGGGATAGGATGGGGGCCGGAAGTGGGGCTGCGAGATGGCAGACGAGCGCACGACGGGTCGAGGACATAGGGAGTCGATGCGCGAGCGCGGCAGTTAAGGCCACCCAAAATCGCGAGCACATTTCACATCCGATTTCAAAGCATGCGTGCGGAAAGGCGTTAATACACCTCCCCGCTTTGTTTTTACTGACGGAGCCCGTGGGGTCCACGGCAGCACCCGTCCGAGGGAACGTACGTCCACACCAGCCGAAGGCGCCATCCAGCCCGCGGCAACGCCCCCTCCGTCGGAACCACCCACACCTCCCCCACCGACGGCCCCCCCATCGGCTCCGCTGCCGACCCCTCTCGATGACTGGGGTAAGTCCTTGCCCTTCACGACCACCGCCCAGGTCGAGGTGCCGGCTCGACTCCTCGATCAGGTCATCGGCCAGGACGATGCGGTGGAGATCGCCAAGAAGGCCGCGAACCAGAAGCGGCACATGATGCTCATCGGCGACCCCGGGACGGGCAAGAGCATGCTCGCCCGCGCCATGGTCGATTTCCTGCCGAAGGAGCAGCTGCAGGACATTCTCGCGTACCCGAACGTGGACGATCCCAACGAGCCGAAGATCCGCGTCGTGCCCGCGGGGAAGGGCAAGGAGATCGTCGCCGCTCAGAAGCTCGAGGCCGCCCAGCGGCGCGGTCAGCGCATGAACCTGATGGTGATCATCGCGCTCCTCATCGTCGGATTCACCGTTTACATCGCGCTCACGACGGGGAACCTGACGGCGATCCTGATCGGCCTGCTTCTGATCTTCATCCTCTACGCGATCTTCCGCTTCTCCGCGGGACGGTCGGAAGGCGGTGGCTCGGTCGCGAAGCTGCTCGTCTCCCACACGCCGGACGACAAGCCCCCGTTCATCGACGCGACGGGCGCCCACGCCGGCGCGCTTCTCGGGGACGTCAAGCACGACCCGTTCCAGTCCGGCGGTCTCGAGACCCCGCCCCATGAGCGGGTGGAGGTCGGCGCGATCCACCGTGCGAACGGCGGCGTGCTGTTCCTGGACGAGATCAACCTGCTCAAGATCGAGAGCCAGCACTCGCTGTTGACCGCGCTCCAGGAGCGCCGCTTCTCGATCGTGGGCCAGTCCGAGCGCTCGGCGGGAGCGATGGTGAAGACCGAGCCGGTGCCGGCCGACTTCATCCTGGTCGCCGCGGGGAACGTCGACAGCGTCCAGACGATGCACCCGGCGCTGCGCTCGAGGATCCGCGGCTACGGGTACGAACTCTACGTCAAGACCACGATGGCCGATATCCCCGAGAACCGCATGAAGCTCGTGCGGTTCGTGGCCCAGGAAGTGGTCAAGGACAAGAAGATCCCCCACTTCGACATGGCCGCCGTCGTCGAGGTGGTCCGGGAGGCCCAACGCCGCTCGGGACGCTCGGGCCAATTGACGCTGCGCCTGCGTGAGCTCGGGGGCCTCGTGCGCGTGGCGGGCGATGTGGCGAACGCGGAGAGCGCACCGATCGTACGGGCCGATCACGTCGTACGGGCCAAGCGCTCCAGCCGCTCGCTCGAACAGCAGATCGCCGACCGATACATCGAGCGGCGCAAGGAGTACCGCATGTTCTCCGTAGACGGCGCTGCCGTCGGTGTGGTCAACGGTCTGGCCGCGATCAGTGCCCAGACGGGGATGTCCGAGTTCTCCGGTATCGTGCTCCCGATCGTTGCGGAGGTGACGCCGGCCCAGACCCGCGATGGAGGCGTCGTCGTGGCGACGGGCAAGCTCGGCGACATCGCGAAGGAAGCCGTCCAGAACGTCAGCGCCCTCATCAAGAAGTACACGGGCGCCGACATCTCGCGCTACGATATCCACATCCAGTTCGTCGGAACCTCCGACGGCGTGGAGGGCGACTCCGCCTCGGTGTCGATCGCGACGGCCGTGATCAGTGCTCTCGAAGGAGTTCCTGTGGACCAAGCCCTCGCCATGACCGGCTCGCTGAGCGTCCGTGGAACGGTGCTGCCCGTGGGCGGAGTGACCGCCAAGGTCGAGGCCGCCGCCGACTCCGGCATCAAGCGGGTCCTCGTGCCCGAGGACAACATCGACGACCTCGTTCTCGAGGCACGCTACCGCGGCATGATCGAGGTCATCCCGGTCCGGACCCTGCGCGACGTGCTGAAGTATGCCCTCGTGGGACAGACCGCTCAGAAGGAGTCGCTCTTGGAACGCCTCACCGCGATGGTCCATGCGACGAGCCGCACCCCCTCGGATGGCCCGCCCCGGCCGACGGTAAACTCGTGAGAGCGCAAACCCATCCGGTCCCGCGGCACCCCGTGCCGCTCGCGCGCACGCCGGCGAGCCTATCGGACACGGACGAAGAGGATGTGGCGCCGTTCATCGACCGGCCCTGCTACGTGTTCAACCCGCGCCTCCGGCTCACCATGAACGATCGTCGGTGCGAACACTGCGCTCACTACCTTACCCCGCGCTGTCCATCCATCGAGGAGTTCCTCGACAACGTGGAAGAGCTCAGCCCGGAGTGAGGGTCCATGGCGCGTGGACTCTACATGGGGCGCTTCCAACCGTTCCACCGGGGCCACCTCGAGACGATCCGCGCCATCCGCGCCGACGAGGCTCGGGAGGACCTGATCGTGGGAGTGGGCAGTGCGCAAGACTCCTACCAGTGGAACAATCCGTTCACCGCGGGCGAGCGGGTCGAGATGATCGGCCGCGCGCTCGACGAGGCGCGCATCGGCGGCTGCATGCTCGTCCCGATCATCGACATCCACCGCCATGCCGAGTGGGTGGCGTATCTCGAGGGGCTGTTGCCCGTCTTCGACCGGATCTACACGAACAATCCTCTGACACGGCTGTTGTTTGAGCAGTCCGGCTACACCGTGACCGACACCCCGCTCATCGAACGCGATCAACTCGAGGGCACGCGCATCCGCGCCCGGATCGCCGAAGGCCAGGACGTCAGCGGAGAGCTCCCTCCGGCGGTGGTACGGTACCTCGACCAGCTGAACGCACGGGCCCGGCTCGCGCTCTTGCGAGCGGACCGAAACGCGCCGCCCCAGAGCGGTCGCCCATGAGCCAGGAGCCCTCGCGTCCTCCCCCTCGTCGGGGGTTCGAGCCCCTCCCGGAATGGGTCGGCCCCACCACCCGCCTCATCCACGGCGCCCGTCGACCGGAGCTGAACGCGGGTGCCGTGGTACCTCCGATCTACCAGACGAGCACCTTCCACTACCCCGCGTCCCACTCCGAGGCGGCCGAGCATGGATCGGTCTACATGTACACTCGGAACCTGAACCCAAGCCACGAGGGACCGGCGGAGATCATCCGCCAGCTGGAGGGCGCAGAGACCGCGCGGCTCTTTGGTTCCGGCATGGGAGCGATCACCACCACGCTCCTCTCGCTGCTCCAGCCGGGTGACGAGGTCGTGGCGCTCGAGGGCCTCTACGGCGGTTCGCTCGGGATCCTCCGGACCTTGCTACCGAAGTTCGGAGTGCGCGTCCGTTGGGTCTCGGAAGAGGCGGCTCACGAGCCCGAGGCGGCGATCGGACCCGCGGCCCGTCTGGTCTTCATTGAGTCCCCCACCAATCCACTGCTCCGGGTCCATGATATCGCACGCTGGGCGGAGGTCGCGCATCGCGCGGGAGCTCTCCTGCTCGTCGACAATACCTTCGCGACTCCCATCAACCAGCGGCCGATTCCCCTGGGCGCCGATCTCGTGGTGCACTCCGTCACGAAGTATCTGGGCGGGCATTCGGACCTCATCGGGGGTGTGCTGGTGGGCTCGAAGGAACTCGTGGACCCGATCGACCCGAGCGCCAACGTCGGGTCCACTCTGGACCCGTTCGCGGCCTTTCTCCTGGATCGGAGCCTCAAGACCCTCTCCCTGCGCATGGCCCGCCACAACGAGAACGGCCGGCGGGTCGCGGAGGCACTGGCAACTCATCCCGAGCTCGCCCGGGTCCACTACCCGGGCCGCGCGAGCCCGGAGGAGGAAGCGATCGCACGGCGACAGATGCAGGGACGCTCGGGCGTCGTCTCGCTTTCCCTCGCCCGGGGCGCCTCGGCGATCCCGAAGTTCCTCGGTCGGCTCCGATTCGTACATGTGGCCGCGAGCCTCGGCGGCGTCGAGAGCCTCGCGAGCGTCCCGGGCGAGACATCGCACCGGCACCTCTCCGCCGCCGAGCGACGGGCGCGAGGGATCGATGACGGACTCATCCGGGTCAGCCTCGGGATCGAGGACGCGGAGGACCTGATTCGCGACCTGACCGAGGCGCTCGATACACTCCGCTGAGCGAACAATCCCGACAGAGCTTGGACTGGCCCCACGCGACCGAGCGGCCGCTCCGACCTTGTCCCGCGACCGTTCAGTCAGGGGCCCGACCAGTAAGATTATAGTCCGAGCCCTTTCGTCGCACAGACGGTGCCACCGTAGCTCAGTTTGGCAGAGCGGCTGATTCGTAATCAGCAGGTCGAGGGTTCAAGTCCCTCCGGTGGCTGAAGGCTTACGCTCGGCTCCGTCATCTTTACCTATCTGTGGAATTGCACATCGCGGGAACCCTCCCATGGACATCGACCAAGTTCTGAGATTGATCGCGATCTCGGCGGGGATCGTCGTCGTTATCGTCATCGTTTTCGAGCTGTTCCTCCGGCTCATCTGCAGGGTAGTCCGCCGGAGCGGGGGCACCGAGTCCAGCATTCGGACGATCACGGAAGTGATCCGGATCGTCTACGTACTCATCGCGGCCATCGCGGTGGCCTCGTACACTGGGATCGCCAACAGCCTGACCGTCCTGACCCTGAGCGGAGTCGCCGGTCTGCTCGTCTCTCTGGCCCTCCAGCCGACGCTATCGAACATGATCTCGGGTTACTACCTCATGCGAGAAGGGCTGATTCGCGTGGGCGATGTCGTCGTCTACAGCCCGGTGAAGGGCCGGGTGATCCGCGTCGCGCTGCGGAACACCTGGATCCTCACGGAGACGGGGGACGTCGTCGTCGTGGGGAACACGAGCCTGTTCAACGGCCCGCTGATCAACGTCACTCGATCCCCCGGCTTCATCCAGCAGTACCAGCGCTAGGACCGCCTGCACCTCCGAGATCGGAGGGTCTGGTATTACTATTTTGCAATACGTCCTAAGGCTTATCTGGCCCCTCCTTTAGGAGAGGTCGTGGGAGCAGTTCCCGCGAGTGCATCTGGCGTCCCGCGCCCCTCCCCGCCTCCGACCCGGGGGGTGCTCGCGCCTCCCCCGCTCAATGGGGAGGAGAAGATCTTCCTCCTAATCCTGTTCACCGTCATCGCCGTCGTGACGGGGGTCGCGTTCATCCTCCTCGGGGTCGTTGCCAACACCTACTACAGCACCCCGGTGACCTCGAACCTCGCCACGGGAAGTGTGACGTTCTTCGGGGCGGGGATCCTCGCCTACACCTTCGGGCTGCGCCACGGAGTGGATGCGGACCACATTGCCGCCATCGACAACACCACACGCAAGCTGATGGCGGACGGGAAGCGCCCGCTCACGGTCGGAACCTGGTTCTCCCTCGGCCACTCGACCATCGTCTTCGTGCTGTCGATCGGGATCGTCCTCGCGGCCAACTACGTCAACAGCCACATCGGCGCGATCCAGAGCATCGGCCAGATCCTCGGGACGGCGATCTCCGGCGGATTCCTCTACCTCATCGGGATCATCAACCTGATCATCGTGGTCGAGGTCTATCGGATCTTCAAGAAGCTTAGAACCGGTCGGATGAACGATGCCGAGCTGGAGGACCACCTCCGGAACCGCGGCTTCATGAACCGCTACTTCGGAAAGATGTTCAACATCGTCCAGACCCCCCGCCAGGTCTACCCCGTCGGTGTGCTCTTCGGGCTCGGGTTCGACACGGCGAGCGAGATCTTCCTGCTCGGGACGGTGGCGGTCCTGGGGCTCGCCGGGGCCCCGGTCTACGTCGTCCTCGTGCTGCCGCTGCTGTTCACGTGCGGGATGGTCCTGGTGGACACCGCGGACGGAGCCACGATGCGCTACGCCTACGGCTGGGCGTTCCATCGGCCCGTACGGAAGATCTTCTACAACCTCACGGTCACGATCATCTCCGTCCTCGTCGCGTTCGTCATCGGGACGGTCGAGCTCCTGCAGGTCTTGGCGATCGAGTTCGGCTGGTCGGGACCGTTCTGGTCCGCGCTGGTGAATCTCGAGTTCGAGACGCTGGGCTACTTCGTGATCGGCACCTTCGTGGTCACCTGGGCGATCGCCACGGCGATCTATCGGATCAATCGGTACGATTCGATCGAGGTCGCGACGCCTCCCGAGCCAACCTAAAGGTCGATGCCGCGTTCCGCCCCTTCGTTGACGAAGCGCCGCCGGGCCCCGGTCGTTCGCCTGAGCGCCTCGCTCGAGCCGGAGCTATTGGGCCTATTGGACCGCTGGGTCCAAGAGCGCAATTCGCCCAGCCGTTCGGACGCGATCCGCGCCCTGATCCGAAAGGAACTGACCGAGGAGAAGCTCGGGGATCCCGAGGCGGACGCCGTCGCCTGCGTCACCCTCCTGTACCGGCACGATGCGCCCAACGTTCTGCGTCGGCTCACCGCCGAGGAACATCGCTGGGGGGACCACATCCGATTCTCCGGACACGTCCACCTCCAGGGAGGATCGTGCATGGAGATCCTCGCGTTGCTCGGGAAACGTCGCGAGGTCATCCAGGCGGCCGAGGACCTTCGGGGGATCAAGGGCGTGGCGTTCGGTGACTACTCCATCACCAGCCCGAGCATCATCGGTGGCCGAACGGGGCATCGGCACCCCCACGCGGGACCCGGTCCTCGACGCACCCACGCTCCACGGCGGTGACGAGACCACCCGGGGGCTCCTCGCGATGATCCACTCGGCGGAGCCCAGGGCGACCCGGGCCCGCCGAGCGGGGAGGAGCCACCCCCGCAGGATGCGAGGGACGCGTGATGCGCGGGCGCGTCAGCCGCTGACCGTCGCCTGAACGATGCGGACCGGCGCCTTCGGCCGGTCGTTCGAGTCTCGAGGGACCGCAGCGATCTTTTCTACGACCTGCTGGCCGGAGCGAACGCGGCCGAAGATCGCATGGCGGTTGTCCAGCCACGCCGCCGGTCCGAGCGTAATGAAGAACTGACTCCCGCCGGTGTTCGGTCCGGCATTCGCCATGGAGAGGACGCCGGGCCCGTCGTGACGCAGTTCGCGGTGGAACTCGTCGGGGATGGAGTACCCCGGCCCGCCCGTACCATCTCCCTTCGGGTCCCCTCCCTGGATCATGAACCCCGGGATCACCCGGTGGAAGGACAGTCCGTCATAGAATCCCTTCTTGACCAGACCGATGAAATTCTCGGCGGTCTTCGGCGCCTTGTCGCGGAACACTTCGATGCGGATGTCGCCCATCGTCGTCTGAAACTGTACGGTCGGATTCGCCATGGTTCTTCCCTCCCCCGTGGGGGCAGAACGCGAGAGCGCGGAGCCGTACTTGAGGGGCGCGGGAGCGACCGCTAGTAGAAGTGCTCGTGGACGAGCAGGAGATAGACCAGGATCACGATCGTCACGATCACCGGGACCGTGAAGAAGGCGGAGGCGAGCACGCTCCCCGTGATGTTCGCCCGGCTGTTGTAGATCGGGCGGCCCACGTCGAACAGGAAGGAGACGATCAGCACCAAGACCGCGAGCGCGTAGGCCCACAGTGCCTGGTCCCACAGGCCGAAGGCGACCGCGAGGAGTATCAGTCCGAAGACGAGGGTCACGATCCCCGCGAGGAGGGTCTGACCGAACCACGTGGCGAACTGGCCGGAGGAGATCGCATGGACGAGGTTCGCCAGGACCACGATGATCCCGCCGACGAACAGGAAGGCTCCGACGATGCCAACCAGGATCGCGATGACCGCTACGCCGAGGGGCAATCCGGGAGTGCCATATCGGTCGGTCATCGAAGGCGGATGCATGCCTGCGAGTCGTACTTAACCTCTCGTTTTTCGCGCCAGCAAGCCCGTCCTTATCTGGCTGTTCTGCCGTCGCCGGACGCCCCCAGCACCTCACTCGGAGCGCGGAAGGAGTCGATGGAGGATCTCGGTGTGCCTCGCGGCGTCGCTATCCCCGAAACCCAGGAGGTTCAGGTCCACTTTGACGGCGCCTGCCAGCCTCCTCGAGGAGGGGGCGTCTCCACGTACGGGTTCGTGGTCGAAGGAGCGGGGCTCTTCTACGAGGAGTGCGGGCTCGCGGTCCCTCCATTCTCCGAGCATGCCACGAACAACGTGGGGGAGTACGTGGGCGCGATCCGGGCTCTGGAGTGGCTGAGCTCCCGTCGCTTCCGCGGCCGGGTCCTCCTCTTCGGAGACAGTCAGCTCGTGATCCGCCAGATCTCGGGCGAGTACGCCGTTCGCAAGGAGCACCTCAAGGAGTACCACCGCTGGCTCACGACACTCTCGAAGGGCTTCTCGGAGGTGCGCTTCGAATGGATCCCGAGAACCCAGAACTCGCGGGCCGATGAACTCTCCAAGCAAGCGCTGGCAGAGCACGCCGCTCAGGCGAGCAAGTCTCGAGCGGGGCGCGGGCTTAGGGAAACGGGGGTCTACGTCAATCCGGTCCCGGACGACCTCTGATCAGACGTAGCGTACGGTGTAGACGAGGGTTCGCCCCTCGGCCGCGGCCTGAGCGCGGGCCGCGTCGAGCGACGTGGCAACGGTCGCAGCGGCCTCCAGGCTGAGGCGGTGGTGCCCCCGGATCGGGGGCCATGATCGAAGAGGCCCGGAGCGATCGTCCTCGCGCGCCGGTGCGGCGGTCGGTCGGGAACCCACCCTCGAGCCCATCGAGGTCGCCATAGTTCGTTGAGCGTCGACCCCATTCTGCTTGATAAAGACGAAGTTCGACCCGCACCTCTCGCGCCGGGAGGGGCGCGGCCGGCGACGCCTGATAAGAGCCGGCGGGCCTAGCCGCCGCGATGCCCGCGGCAGGGAACGAGAGCGAGGCGCGCGCGTTCTTCGATCGAGCGGAGTCCGAACTCCTCGGCCTAGCGATCGAATCGTCGCGCGCCGACTGGGTCTTCAACACATTCATCACCCCCGACACCGAGGAACTCGCCTCGAGAGCGAGCACGAGGCTCATCGCGGCGACCGTCCAGAGGGCCAAGGAGGCGAATCGGTTCCGAACCGTGTCGCTACCCGGAGATCTCGCCCGGAAGGCCCAGCTCCTGCGTCTTTCCCTCCCGCTGGTCGCTCCCCCCAACCCGGCGGAGGCGGACGAACTGGTCCGCACCGTAGCCGGGATGCAGACCACGTACGCCACGGGACGCCACGCCCCTCCCGGGCGGACGGAAGCGGTGGACCTCCAGGAGCTCTCCCGCATCTTGGGGGAGAGCCGGAACCCGGTCGAGCTCGAGAACGTCTGGATCGGCTGGCACGACATCGCTCGGCCGATGCGTCCTCAGTTCACGCGCTACGTCGAGCTGGCCAACCGAGGGGCGCGGGAACTTGATTTCGCCGACACGGGCGCGATGTGGCGATCGAAGTACGACATGGACCCGGATTCCTTCGCCCGCGAAGCCGACCGGCTCTGGGCTCAGGTGCGGCCGCTGTACCTGTCCTTGCACGCCTACGTGCGTCGCCGCCTCGTCGAGCGGTACGGTCCCGAGCTCGTCCCGGAGCGCGGCCCGATCCCGGGCCACCTGCTCGGTAACATGTGGGCCCAGTCCTGGGAGAACCTCTACCCGGATCTCGCTCCCCCGGGCGGCGGAGCGACGTACGACCTGACGAAGATCCTCGAGGGGCGGCACACGAGCCCGACCGACATGGTCCGCTTCGCGGAGCGGTTCTTCGTCTCCCTGGGCTTCGATCCCCTTCCGAGCACGTTCTGGGAACGGTCGATGTTCGTCCGACCGCGGGACCGCGAGGTCGTCTGTCACGCGAGCGCCTGGGACGTGGACGCGGTCGATGACCTCCGGATCAAGATGTGCATCGAGATCACGGCGGAGGACTTCCACACGATCCACCACGAGCTCGGGCACAACTACTACCAGCGGGCCTACGCCCGGCAGCCGTTCCTGTTCCGGGAGAGCGCGCACGACGGGTTCCACGAGGCCGTCGGCGACACGATCGGGCTGTCGGTGACCCCCGAGTACCTGGTGCAGGTCGGGCTGTTGGACCGCGCCCCGTCCCCCGAGGGCGACATCGGCCTCCTGCTCTACACCGCGCTGCAGAAGATCGCGTTCCTCCCGTTCGGGCTCCTGATCGATCGGTGGCGGTGGTGCGTGTTCTCCGGAGAGTACGGCCCGGATTCCTACAACCGGACGTGGTGGGAGCTGCGCGAGCGATACCAGGGGATCCGCCCGCCCGTCGTACGCGGCGAGGATGCTTTCGATCCCGGAGCGAAGTTCCACGTTCCGGCGAACGTGCCGTACATGCGCTACTTCCTCGCCCACATCCTCCAGTTCCAGCTCCATCGGGCGCTCGCCCGGGAGATCGACTGGGCCGGGCCGTTGCACCGGTGCTCGATCTACGGACAGCGCAAGGCGGGCAAGCGCCTCCGGGCGATGCTCGAGATGGGCTCGAGCCGAGAGTGGCCGGACGCCCTCGAGGCGATCGGCGGCGACCGTCGCATGGAGGCCGCCGGACTCCTCGAGTACTTCGCGCCCCTCCAGCGCTGGCTGGACGAGCAGAACCGGGGCCAGCCGGTCGGCTGGTAACGGGTCGGTACGCACGCAGGATAAACCCGGCACCCCGTCCTCTTCCGTGGTGCGTCTACGGGCTCGGCGGCTCGCTCGCCGGCCGCCGCGGGGACCATGGTCGCCGGCCTGAGCGATCTCACCTTAGCGACCCTGCCGGTCGGCCTGATCGCGATCGCGATGATCGGGCTCAACCTGTACGTCCTGCATCGACTTCTCCTCGACCGGCCTCGCCATGCGGTCTCGGCCTTCGTACTGGGCGCGGGAGTCCTGCTCGCCCAGCTCGTCCTTTGGGCCGGGGTGGCCTACTACCTCTTCGTCCCGACCGTGGGAGGGTTCGTTCTATTCGCCATCGCCGCGCAGTTCATGATGGTCCCGATCGGGATCTGGTTCGTCGCACTGATCCTGAAGCAGTCGCGGAAAGCGATCGCGCCCGGGAGCGTGCCGATCGCGGTCGGCATCGGGCTGCTCTTGTTCGCGAACGAGTATCTCATGAGCATCGCCTTCCTTCCGCTCGCGCCGCCGGCGTTCGCGGGGACGATCTGGTTCACGGGGAATCCCGTGGAGTTCCTCGCCGTCCCTCTGGTCACGCTCTGGTATTGCTGGCCGATGGGTGTGACCATGGCCGCGCTCCTGTGGTGGACCCGCCTGCCCATGGCCGATGCCCGGGCCGTCGGCGCCCTGACCGCGACCGCATTCGTGGCGCCGTGGATCCCCGAATCCCCCCTCGCCGGAGCGCTCGCAACGGCCATCGTGATGGGGATAGGAATGGGACTGCTCCTGCGAGCATCGATCGCCGACCGGCGTCCGAGCGTCTATTCCGCGCATCTGCGGCTCGGGGCCGCCGCGGCTTTCGTCCTGATGTCCGCCGGCGCGTTCTCTTCGATGCTGGTGGCCTCCGGGCCCTGGCACATCCTCCCGTTCGCGTGCATTACCTCCGTGGTCATGGTCGGCGAGACCGTCTACCTCGTCCGCAGTCTCCTCGCGCCGATGGGAGAGATTCCTCGGCCGGGCTCGGTGCTGAGCCCCCGCCCAACGGCCGTCGCGGAACCGCGAGAGCGCCCGGACCTCGGCCTATAGACCGGGAACCGACTCGCTGCCG is from Thermoplasmata archaeon and encodes:
- a CDS encoding mechanosensitive ion channel domain-containing protein gives rise to the protein MDIDQVLRLIAISAGIVVVIVIVFELFLRLICRVVRRSGGTESSIRTITEVIRIVYVLIAAIAVASYTGIANSLTVLTLSGVAGLLVSLALQPTLSNMISGYYLMREGLIRVGDVVVYSPVKGRVIRVALRNTWILTETGDVVVVGNTSLFNGPLINVTRSPGFIQQYQR
- a CDS encoding HoxN/HupN/NixA family nickel/cobalt transporter, which gives rise to MGAVPASASGVPRPSPPPTRGVLAPPPLNGEEKIFLLILFTVIAVVTGVAFILLGVVANTYYSTPVTSNLATGSVTFFGAGILAYTFGLRHGVDADHIAAIDNTTRKLMADGKRPLTVGTWFSLGHSTIVFVLSIGIVLAANYVNSHIGAIQSIGQILGTAISGGFLYLIGIINLIIVVEVYRIFKKLRTGRMNDAELEDHLRNRGFMNRYFGKMFNIVQTPRQVYPVGVLFGLGFDTASEIFLLGTVAVLGLAGAPVYVVLVLPLLFTCGMVLVDTADGATMRYAYGWAFHRPVRKIFYNLTVTIISVLVAFVIGTVELLQVLAIEFGWSGPFWSALVNLEFETLGYFVIGTFVVTWAIATAIYRINRYDSIEVATPPEPT
- a CDS encoding CopG family ribbon-helix-helix protein, whose product is MPRSAPSLTKRRRAPVVRLSASLEPELLGLLDRWVQERNSPSRSDAIRALIRKELTEEKLGDPEADAVACVTLLYRHDAPNVLRRLTAEEHRWGDHIRFSGHVHLQGGSCMEILALLGKRREVIQAAEDLRGIKGVAFGDYSITSPSIIGGRTGHRHPHAGPGPRRTHAPRR
- a CDS encoding peptidylprolyl isomerase, which codes for MANPTVQFQTTMGDIRIEVFRDKAPKTAENFIGLVKKGFYDGLSFHRVIPGFMIQGGDPKGDGTGGPGYSIPDEFHRELRHDGPGVLSMANAGPNTGGSQFFITLGPAAWLDNRHAIFGRVRSGQQVVEKIAAVPRDSNDRPKAPVRIVQATVSG
- the rnhA gene encoding ribonuclease HI, whose translation is MEDLGVPRGVAIPETQEVQVHFDGACQPPRGGGVSTYGFVVEGAGLFYEECGLAVPPFSEHATNNVGEYVGAIRALEWLSSRRFRGRVLLFGDSQLVIRQISGEYAVRKEHLKEYHRWLTTLSKGFSEVRFEWIPRTQNSRADELSKQALAEHAAQASKSRAGRGLRETGVYVNPVPDDL
- a CDS encoding M2 family metallopeptidase, with translation MPAAGNESEARAFFDRAESELLGLAIESSRADWVFNTFITPDTEELASRASTRLIAATVQRAKEANRFRTVSLPGDLARKAQLLRLSLPLVAPPNPAEADELVRTVAGMQTTYATGRHAPPGRTEAVDLQELSRILGESRNPVELENVWIGWHDIARPMRPQFTRYVELANRGARELDFADTGAMWRSKYDMDPDSFAREADRLWAQVRPLYLSLHAYVRRRLVERYGPELVPERGPIPGHLLGNMWAQSWENLYPDLAPPGGGATYDLTKILEGRHTSPTDMVRFAERFFVSLGFDPLPSTFWERSMFVRPRDREVVCHASAWDVDAVDDLRIKMCIEITAEDFHTIHHELGHNYYQRAYARQPFLFRESAHDGFHEAVGDTIGLSVTPEYLVQVGLLDRAPSPEGDIGLLLYTALQKIAFLPFGLLIDRWRWCVFSGEYGPDSYNRTWWELRERYQGIRPPVVRGEDAFDPGAKFHVPANVPYMRYFLAHILQFQLHRALAREIDWAGPLHRCSIYGQRKAGKRLRAMLEMGSSREWPDALEAIGGDRRMEAAGLLEYFAPLQRWLDEQNRGQPVGW